The following coding sequences lie in one Glycine max cultivar Williams 82 chromosome 19, Glycine_max_v4.0, whole genome shotgun sequence genomic window:
- the LOC100800967 gene encoding 10 kDa chaperonin, mitochondrial-like has protein sequence MAKRLIPLFNRVLVEKIVPPSKTTAGILLPEKSTKLNSGKVIAVGPGFHSKDGKLIPVAVKEGDTVLLPEYGGTEVKLDNKEYHLFRDDDILGTLHD, from the exons ATGGCGAAGCGTTTGATTCCTCTGTTCAATCGGGTTTTGGTGGAGAAAATCGTGCCTCCATCGAAGACCACCGCTGGCATTTTGTTACCCGAGAAATCCACCAAG CTGAATTCCGGAAAAGTTATTGCTGTTGGCCCTGGCTTTCACAGTAAGGATGGGAAGCTAATTCCTGTGGCTGTAAAGGAAGGTGACACTGTTCTTTTGCCTGAATATGGGGGAACTGAGGTGAAGCTTGATAACAAAGA GTATCATCTGTTTAGAGACGATGATATACTGGGGACATTGCATGATTGA